The Macaca fascicularis isolate 582-1 chromosome 1, T2T-MFA8v1.1 genome includes a window with the following:
- the ZNF281 gene encoding zinc finger protein 281 — protein sequence MKIGSGFLSGGGGTGSSGGSGSGGGGSGGGGGGSSSSGRRAEMEPTFPQGMVMFNHRLPPVTSFTRPAGSAAPPPQCVLSSSTSAAPAAEPPPPPAPDMTFKKEPAASAAAFPSQRTSWGFLQSLVSIKQEKPADPEEQQSHHHHHHHHYGGLFAGAEERSPGLGGGEGGSHGVIQDLSILHQHVQQQPAQHHRDVLLSSSSRTDDHHGSEEPKQDTNVKKVKRPKPESQGIKAKRKPSASSKPSLVGDGEGAILSPSQKPHICDHCSAAFRSSYHLRRHVLIHTGERPFQCSQCSMGFIQKYLLQRHEKIHSREKPFGCDQCSMKFIQKYHMERHKRTHSGEKPYKCDTCQQYFSRTDRLLKHRRTCGEVIVKGATSAEPGSSNHNNMGNLAVLSQGNTSSSRRKTKSKSIAIENKEQKTGKTNESQISNNINMQSYSVEMPTVSSSGGIIGTGIDELQKRVPKLIFKKGSRKNTDKNYLNFVSPLPDIVGQKSLSGKPSGSLGIVSNNSVETIGLLQSTSGKQGQISSNYDDAMQFSKKRRYLPTASSNSAFSINVGHMVSQQSVIQSAGVSVLDNEAPLSLIDSSALNAEIKSCHDKSGIPDEVLQSILDQYSNKSESQKEDPFNITEPRVELHTSGEHSELVQEENLSPGTQTPSNDKASMLQEYSKYLQQAFEKSTNASFTLGHGFQFVSLSSPLHNHTLFPEKQIYTTSPLECGFGQSVTSVLPSSLPKPPFGMLFGSQPGLYLSALDATHQQLTPSQELDDLIDSQKNLETSSAFQSSSQKLTSQKEQKNLESSTGFQIPSQELASQIDPQKDIEPRTTYQIENFAQAFGSQFKSGSRVPMTFITNSNGEVDHRVRTSVSDFSGYTNMMSDVSEPCSTRVKTPTSQSYR from the coding sequence ATGAAAATCGGCAGTGGGTTCCTGAGTGGCGGCGGAGGTACCGGCAGTAGCGGTGGTAGCGGCTCCGGCGGCGGTGGtagtggcggcggcggcggcggcagcagcagcagcggcaggaGGGCAGAGATGGAACCCACCTTTCCCCAGGGTATGGTTATGTTCAACCACCGGCTTCCCCCGGTCACCAGCTTCACCCGGCCGGCGGGGTCGGCCGCCCCTCCCCCGCAATGCGTGTTATCCTCCTCTACCTCCGCAGCCCCGGCCGCTGAGCCCCCCCCTCCGCCAGCCCCGGACATGACTTTCAAGAAGGAGCCGGCGGCGTCAGCCGCGGCCTTCCCCTCGCAGAGGACCTCCTGGGGATTCTTGCAGTCTTTGGTTAGCATCAAACAGGAGAAACCCGCGGATCCTGAGGAGCAGCAgtcccaccaccaccatcaccaccaccactatggGGGGCTGTTCGCTGGAGCTGAAGAGAGGTCTCCAGGCCTAGGAGGCGGTGAAGGGGGGAGTCACGGCGTCATCCAGGACCTCAGTATTCTCCACCAGCATGTCCAGCAGCAACCAGCTCAGCACCACCGCGACGTATTGCTCAGCAGCAGTAGCAGGACTGATGACCACCATGGCAGTGAGGAGCCAAAGCAGGACACTAATGTCAAAAAGGTAAAAAGGCCAAAGCCAGAATCTCAGGGAATCAAAGCCAAGAGGAAGCCAAGTGCATCTTCCAAACCTTCTTTGGTTGGAGATGGAGAAGGTGCCATCCTCTCCCCAAGTCAGAAACCTCATATCTGTGATCACTGTAGTGCTGCTTTCCGAAGCTCCTATCATCTGCGGAGACATGTCCTCATTCATACAGGAGAAAGACCTTTCCAGTGCAGCCAGTGTAGTATGGGTTTCATTCAGAAATACCTACTACAGAGACATGAGAAAATTCATAGTAGAGAGAAGCCATTTGGATGTGATCAGTGCAGCATGAAGTTTATTCAGAAGTACCATATGGAGAGACACAAGAGGACACATAGTGGAGAAAAGCCATATAAGTGTGACACTTGCCAACAGTATTTTTCAAGGACTGATAGATTGTTGAAGCACAGGCGCACATGTGGTGAAGTCATAGTTAAAGGAGCCACTAGTGCAGAACCTGGGTCATCAAACCATAACAATATGGGTAATCTGGCTGTGTTGTCTCAGGGAAATACAAGTTCttcaaggagaaaaacaaagtcaaaaagCATAGCTATTGAAAATAAGGAACAGAAGACCGGTAAAACAAATGAATCacaaatttcaaataatataaacatgCAGAGTTACTCAGTAGAAATGCCTACCGTGTCTTCCAGTGGAGGCATAATTGGCACTGGAATAGATGAACTGCAGAAAAGGGTGCCAAAATTGATCTTTaagaaaggaagcagaaaaaatacagacaaaaactACCTAAACTTTGTGTCACCATTACCAGACATAGTAGGACAGAAATCCTTGTCTGGAAAACCAAGTGGCTCACTTGGCATAGTATCAAATAATAGTGTGGAGACCATTGGTCTTCTCCAAAGTACAAGTGGCAAACAAGGTCAAATAAGTAGTAATTATGATGATGCCATgcagttttcaaagaaaagaagatatttaCCAACTGCCAGCAGCAACAGTGCCTTTTCTATAAACGTAGGACACATGGTCTCCCAACAGTCTGTCATTCAGTCTGCAGGTGTCAGTGTTTTGGACAATGAGGCACCATTGTCACTTATTGACTCCTCAGCTCTAAATGCTGAGATTAAGTCTTGTCATGACAAGTCTGGAATTCCTGATGAGGTTTTACAAAGTATTTTGGATCAATACTCCAACAAATCAGAAAGCCAGAAAGAGGATCCTTTCAATATTACAGAACCACGAGTGGAGTTACACACCTCAGGAGAACACTCAGAATTGGTTCAAGAAGAAAATTTGAGCCCAGGCACCCAAACACCTTCAAATGATAAAGCAAGTATGTTGCAAGAATACTCCAAATACCTCCAACAGGCTTTTGAAAAATCCACTAATGCAAGTTTCACTCTTGGACATGGTTTCCAATTTGTCAGTTTGTCTTCACCTCTCCACAACCACACTTtgtttccagaaaaacaaatatacactACGTCTCCTTTGGAGTGTGGTTTTGGCCAATCTGTTACCTCAGTGTTGCCATCTTCATTGCCAAAGCCTCCTTTTGGGATGTTGTTTGGATCGCAGCCAGGTCTTTATTTGTCTGCTTTGGATGCTACACATCAGCAGTTGACACCTTCCCAGGAGCTGGATGATCTGATAGATTCTCAGAAGAACTTAGAGACTTCATCAGCCTTCCAGTCCTCATCTCAGAAATTGACTAGCCAGAAGGAACAGAAAAACTTAGAGTCTTCAACAGGCTTTCAGATTCCATCTCAGGAGTTAGCTAGCCAGATAGATCCTCAGAAAGACATAGAGCCTAGAACAACGTATCAGATTGAGAACTTTGCACAAGCGTTTGGTTCTCAGTTTAAGTCGGGCAGCAGGGTGCCAATGACCTTTATCACTAACTCTAATGGAGAAGTGGACCATAGAGTAAGGACTTCAGTGTCAGATTTCTCAGGGTATACAAATATGATGTCTGATGTAAGTGAGCCATGTAGTACAAGAGTAAAGACACCCACCAGCCAGAGTTACAGGTAA